In Hyphomicrobiales bacterium, a single window of DNA contains:
- a CDS encoding LysR family transcriptional regulator, with the protein MSLPVQVRHIQYVIAAADHGSFRRAAAVLGVQESAISRRIRELEDRLGTAFFIRSPSGVMLTHAGKQFVQRGRKALMEIGLAKAEATAIGRGEDGHVHIGIFSSLASGFLSDLIESFGARHAAVKLTFIDGNPADHVAAIRKHQLDVAFITGEADWPGCDGLQLWTERIYVVLPTGHRLGGDGEVDFAELAGEPFIVSESAPGEEIHDYLVKRLADLGRHPEIHHQAVGRDNLMRLVALGRGLTVTSEATTAAQFPGVMFRPIVGELLPFCAVWSPQNDNPALHRLLEMARYMAGIGKSQEISEFPRELAVPALLSQNPDPSQ; encoded by the coding sequence ATCAGTTTGCCGGTACAAGTCCGCCACATCCAATATGTGATTGCTGCGGCAGACCATGGCAGCTTTCGGCGCGCTGCCGCAGTTTTGGGCGTTCAAGAATCGGCGATCAGCCGCCGCATCCGCGAGCTGGAGGACCGGCTTGGGACGGCGTTCTTCATCCGCTCTCCAAGCGGCGTCATGCTCACGCATGCCGGGAAACAGTTCGTCCAACGCGGCCGCAAGGCTCTGATGGAAATCGGCCTCGCAAAGGCCGAGGCGACGGCGATCGGCCGCGGTGAAGACGGTCACGTTCATATCGGAATATTCTCGTCACTGGCGTCGGGATTTCTATCCGACCTGATCGAATCGTTTGGCGCCCGCCACGCCGCCGTCAAACTCACGTTCATCGACGGCAATCCCGCAGATCATGTGGCCGCCATCCGGAAGCACCAACTCGATGTCGCGTTCATAACCGGGGAGGCGGATTGGCCTGGCTGCGATGGCCTACAACTCTGGACAGAACGCATCTACGTCGTACTGCCGACAGGGCATCGACTCGGCGGCGACGGGGAAGTCGATTTCGCTGAACTTGCCGGCGAACCCTTCATCGTCAGTGAGAGCGCGCCCGGCGAGGAAATTCACGACTACCTTGTGAAGCGGCTGGCCGATCTTGGCCGCCACCCTGAAATCCACCATCAGGCCGTCGGCCGGGACAACCTGATGCGCCTCGTGGCGCTCGGCCGCGGTTTGACGGTCACGAGCGAAGCGACAACGGCCGCGCAATTTCCGGGTGTCATGTTCCGACCCATCGTCGGCGAACTCCTGCCCTTTTGCGCGGTTTGGTCGCCGCAAAACGACAACCCGGCGTTGCATCGACTTCTTGAGATGGCGAGGTACATGGCTGGTATCGGGAAATCGCAGGAGATCAGCGAGTTTCCCCGTGAACTGGCCGTCCCTGCTTTGCTTTCGCAAAACCCCGATCCGTCGCAATGA
- a CDS encoding GIY-YIG nuclease family protein, producing the protein MSDFDLDELRDELADFAQPEKKGGRSPREERIIAGFEEIQRFVEKNGHAPRHGEDGDIFERLYAVRLDRLRALDDCRSLLTPFDHQGLLTGAPAASVAPADSMDEDELLAELEGAAGSSDITQLRHVRTSAEKREAEEIASREKCLDFETFKPLFQQVQSDLESGLRTTRRFVKDAGFLKADIQIGQFFILGGQTAYVAEVGDPIKAPNGETDARLRVIYSNGTESDLLLRSLQRALYKDDAGRRITEPSAGPLFDDQTGDGDQASGTIYVLRSKSDHPLVVANREILHKIGVTGGSVERRIANARLDPTYLMADVEIVATYELFNVNRAKLESLIHKVFGAARLDVEIKDRFGQPIVPKEWFLAPLFAVDEAVSRIRDGTITGYVYDPKTAKLALASALDR; encoded by the coding sequence ATGAGTGACTTCGATCTTGACGAACTGCGCGACGAACTGGCGGATTTCGCCCAACCGGAAAAGAAGGGTGGCCGTTCGCCCCGCGAGGAACGCATCATCGCGGGCTTCGAGGAAATTCAGCGGTTCGTCGAAAAGAACGGCCATGCGCCCCGACATGGCGAGGACGGCGACATTTTCGAGCGGCTCTACGCCGTGCGGCTCGACCGCCTGCGCGCGCTGGACGATTGCCGGTCCCTGCTCACGCCGTTTGATCATCAGGGATTGCTGACGGGCGCGCCTGCGGCGTCCGTCGCGCCTGCGGACTCGATGGACGAGGATGAACTACTCGCCGAACTGGAAGGTGCGGCGGGTTCATCTGACATCACCCAACTGCGCCACGTGCGCACCAGCGCGGAAAAGCGCGAAGCCGAGGAAATCGCGAGCCGGGAAAAATGCCTTGATTTCGAGACGTTCAAGCCCCTGTTCCAACAGGTGCAAAGCGACCTTGAAAGCGGGCTTCGCACGACAAGGCGCTTTGTCAAAGATGCGGGCTTCCTCAAAGCCGATATTCAAATCGGCCAGTTTTTCATCCTTGGCGGTCAGACTGCCTATGTCGCCGAGGTCGGCGATCCGATAAAGGCGCCGAACGGGGAAACCGACGCGCGGCTCCGGGTGATCTATTCCAACGGCACCGAGAGCGATCTGCTGCTGCGGTCGCTCCAGCGTGCCCTTTACAAGGATGATGCCGGTCGGCGGATCACAGAGCCCAGCGCCGGGCCGCTTTTCGACGACCAGACCGGTGACGGCGATCAGGCCAGCGGCACGATCTACGTGTTGCGTAGCAAATCTGACCATCCGTTGGTGGTCGCCAACCGGGAAATTCTGCACAAGATCGGCGTGACAGGCGGCAGTGTGGAACGCCGCATCGCCAATGCGCGCCTCGACCCCACCTATCTCATGGCCGATGTCGAGATCGTCGCCACCTATGAACTCTTCAACGTCAATCGGGCGAAGCTCGAATCCTTGATCCATAAGGTCTTTGGCGCGGCGCGCCTTGATGTCGAAATCAAGGATCGCTTCGGCCAACCGATCGTGCCCAAGGAATGGTTTCTAGCTCCACTTTTCGCCGTCGATGAGGCGGTCAGCCGAATCAGGGACGGGACGATAACCGGATACGTCTACGACCCGAAGACAGCGAAACTGGCGCTCGCCTCGGCGCTTGATCGGTGA
- a CDS encoding DEAD/DEAH box helicase, translating to MSDNNPKSVPSVSVRYASNGSSTKANEFGMRPMQERAFEKRGEQYLLIKSPPASGKSRALMFIALDKLANQGVKQAIIVVPEKSIGASFHDEPLGKHGFWADWHVEPKWNLCDAPGNDNGGKVNSLGAFLESADKVLVCTHATFRFAIDKFGVAAFDDRLIAVDEFHHVSANPDNKLGIHLGDFITRDRVHIVAMTGSYFRGDAEAVLAPQDEGKFESVTYTYYEQLNGYQYLKQLDIGYFFYSDSYADDILKVLNPAEKTIIHIPNVNSRESTKDKIKEVEHIIETLGAWQGTDPATGFQLVKAADGRILRIADLVDDDPAKRDRVSAALKDSAQKNNRDHVDIIIALGMAKEGFDWIWCEHALTVGYRSSLTEIVQIIGRATRDAPGKTRARFSNLIAEPAAADDIVTEAVNDTLKAIAASLLMEQVLAPRFEFKPKNPQNGPTPGFDYGEGGYDPNKCNVGFNEESGKFQIEIKGLATPKSEEATRICQEDLNEVIAAFVQDKTTIERGLFDEELVPEELTQVRMGKIIKDKFPQLDAEDQEAVRQHAVAALNLTQKAKEVASGSSLGEESANTAFVDGVRKFAMDVRELDIDLIDRVNPFGEAYAILAKTMSEESLKQVAAAIAAKRTSLTPEEAKVIAKRAVEFKRERGRLPSISSADAWEKHLAEGAAAFVRFKDEGRYE from the coding sequence ATGAGCGACAACAATCCAAAATCCGTCCCCTCTGTTTCAGTCCGATATGCCTCGAACGGCAGCTCGACCAAGGCCAACGAGTTCGGGATGCGGCCGATGCAGGAGCGCGCCTTTGAAAAGCGCGGTGAGCAATATCTGCTGATAAAATCGCCACCGGCCTCGGGCAAAAGCCGCGCGCTGATGTTCATCGCGCTCGACAAGCTGGCCAATCAGGGCGTGAAGCAGGCCATCATCGTCGTGCCGGAAAAGTCCATCGGCGCCAGCTTCCATGACGAACCGCTTGGCAAGCATGGCTTTTGGGCTGACTGGCACGTCGAGCCGAAATGGAACCTGTGTGACGCACCCGGCAACGACAATGGCGGCAAGGTCAATTCGCTCGGCGCGTTTCTAGAAAGCGCCGACAAAGTGCTGGTCTGCACCCATGCGACGTTCCGCTTCGCCATCGACAAATTCGGGGTTGCGGCTTTTGACGACCGGCTGATCGCTGTGGATGAGTTCCACCACGTCTCCGCCAATCCCGACAACAAACTCGGCATCCATCTGGGTGATTTCATCACCCGCGACCGCGTACATATCGTCGCAATGACCGGGTCCTATTTCAGGGGCGACGCCGAGGCGGTGCTGGCGCCGCAGGACGAAGGCAAGTTCGAGAGTGTTACCTACACCTACTATGAGCAGCTCAATGGCTATCAATATCTGAAGCAGCTCGACATCGGTTACTTTTTCTATTCGGACTCCTACGCCGACGACATTTTGAAGGTACTGAACCCGGCCGAGAAGACGATCATCCACATCCCCAACGTCAATTCGCGCGAGAGCACGAAGGACAAGATCAAGGAGGTGGAGCACATCATCGAGACGCTAGGCGCCTGGCAAGGGACCGATCCCGCCACGGGCTTCCAATTGGTCAAGGCTGCCGACGGGCGGATTTTGCGCATCGCCGATCTGGTCGATGACGATCCGGCCAAGCGGGACCGTGTGTCCGCCGCGCTGAAAGATTCGGCGCAGAAAAACAATCGTGACCACGTCGACATCATCATCGCGCTGGGCATGGCGAAGGAAGGCTTTGATTGGATCTGGTGCGAACATGCGCTGACAGTGGGCTACCGCTCTAGCCTCACTGAAATCGTGCAAATCATCGGTCGAGCAACCCGCGATGCGCCGGGCAAGACCCGCGCCCGCTTCTCGAACCTGATCGCCGAACCTGCCGCCGCCGATGACATCGTGACCGAGGCTGTCAACGATACGTTGAAAGCCATCGCCGCCAGCCTGCTCATGGAGCAGGTGCTGGCGCCGCGCTTCGAGTTCAAGCCGAAGAACCCGCAGAACGGGCCGACACCGGGTTTCGACTATGGCGAGGGCGGCTACGATCCGAACAAGTGCAACGTCGGCTTCAACGAGGAATCCGGTAAGTTCCAGATCGAGATCAAGGGTCTGGCTACGCCCAAGAGCGAGGAAGCGACGCGGATCTGCCAGGAGGATCTGAACGAGGTGATCGCTGCCTTTGTGCAGGACAAGACCACAATCGAGCGTGGCCTGTTCGACGAGGAGCTGGTGCCCGAGGAACTGACCCAGGTGCGCATGGGCAAGATCATCAAGGACAAGTTCCCACAGCTCGACGCCGAGGATCAGGAAGCCGTTCGCCAGCACGCCGTCGCGGCGCTTAACCTGACCCAGAAGGCGAAGGAAGTGGCGTCCGGCAGTTCGCTTGGCGAGGAGAGCGCCAATACGGCGTTTGTCGATGGCGTCCGCAAGTTCGCGATGGACGTGCGGGAGCTGGACATCGACCTGATCGACCGGGTCAATCCATTCGGCGAAGCCTATGCGATCCTCGCCAAGACGATGAGCGAGGAGAGCCTGAAGCAGGTTGCCGCAGCGATCGCCGCCAAGCGCACCAGCCTGACGCCAGAAGAGGCCAAGGTGATCGCCAAGCGCGCCGTAGAGTTTAAGCGCGAGCGCGGAAGGCTGCCGTCGATCAGTTCCGCCGATGCCTGGGAAAAGCACCTGGCTGAGGGAGCCGCCGCATTCGTCCGCTTCAAGGATGAGGGCCGCTATGAGTGA
- a CDS encoding class I SAM-dependent DNA methyltransferase, with the protein MNAVEIEEAISALAERPFEADEFPYAFLEAFGNKETTLKRLRKGESNKSDLGGVLQTNNIHIAVCKPGEVTRTLAALKASPATARAKARFVLATDGDLFEAEDLTTDDAPVSCTYADFPNHFGFFLPLAGITTVKQVRESSFDIRATSRLNRLYVELLKDNPAWGTAQRRHDMNHFMARLIFCFFAEDTEIFNGSGAFTSAIETMSTKDSSNTHEVIGELFRAMNTKTTERVANGVPRWADGFPYVNGGLFSGSTDVPRFSRIARSYLLHIGSLDWKKINPDIFGSMIQAVADDDERGALGMHYTSVPNILKVLNPLFLDDLRQQLEEADDNARMLLNLRKRMSKIRVFDPACGSGNFLVIAYKEMRAIEAEINRRRDEADRRTEIPLTNFRGIELRDFPAEIARLALIIAEYQCDVTYRGQKEALRDFLPLDAQNWITCDNALRLDWISVCPPTGTGVKHHADDLFHTPLDQPQIDFENEGGETYICGNPPYKGNADQSKDQKDDIRRCFSGIDVNWKSFDYICGWFWRASNYSKITKAKFAFVSTNSICQGQNIFYFWKPLLADGLKIEFAIRSFRWRNLATENATVTVVVVGCSREDGTCFLFDNDIKQEVPQINPYLVPGDNVFVERSSRPMSSLPQMTKGNYYGLSDGLLLDEGGRVNLLERGLPPAYIRTFKGGAELVKGVQRWCLWFPQPCLPADAADIPEIALRIEAVRESRLASPDAAAIKMAERPHQFREMNDCTKWSIAIPNVSSESRPYLPVTLENRDVIFPNTAFAIYDGELFCLAIAASKLHLVWTVTVCGKLETRIRYSNTLGWNTLPVPALTQKNKADLTRCAEDILLAREAHFPATIADLYAPESMPEDLRAAHERNDEVLERIYIGRRFKNDTERLEKLFELYTKMAATPNKATKARKVATA; encoded by the coding sequence ATGAATGCGGTCGAAATCGAAGAAGCCATTTCGGCGCTGGCGGAGCGGCCTTTCGAGGCTGACGAATTCCCCTATGCGTTTCTCGAAGCCTTCGGGAACAAGGAAACCACGCTCAAGCGCTTGCGCAAAGGCGAGTCCAACAAGTCCGATCTGGGCGGCGTGCTTCAGACGAACAACATCCATATCGCCGTTTGCAAGCCGGGCGAGGTCACGCGGACGCTCGCGGCGTTGAAGGCTAGCCCGGCCACGGCGCGGGCGAAGGCGCGCTTCGTGCTGGCTACGGATGGCGACTTGTTCGAGGCCGAAGATCTCACGACCGACGACGCGCCGGTCTCCTGCACTTATGCCGATTTCCCGAACCACTTCGGTTTCTTCCTGCCGTTGGCGGGCATCACCACGGTCAAGCAGGTTCGCGAAAGCTCGTTCGACATCCGTGCGACGAGCCGCCTGAACCGGCTCTATGTCGAGTTGCTGAAGGACAACCCCGCATGGGGGACCGCGCAGCGTCGGCACGACATGAACCATTTCATGGCGCGGCTGATCTTCTGCTTCTTTGCCGAGGATACCGAGATTTTCAACGGCAGCGGCGCGTTCACCTCCGCCATCGAGACCATGAGTACGAAGGATTCGTCGAACACCCATGAGGTGATCGGCGAACTGTTCCGCGCCATGAACACCAAGACAACGGAACGGGTCGCTAATGGTGTCCCGCGCTGGGCCGATGGCTTTCCCTATGTGAACGGTGGGCTGTTTTCCGGCAGCACGGATGTGCCGCGGTTCAGCCGCATCGCCCGATCCTACCTTCTCCACATCGGCAGCCTCGATTGGAAGAAAATCAACCCGGATATTTTCGGGTCGATGATCCAGGCGGTGGCGGACGATGATGAGCGCGGCGCGCTCGGCATGCACTACACCAGCGTGCCGAACATCCTGAAGGTGCTGAACCCGCTCTTCCTCGACGACCTGCGGCAGCAGCTGGAGGAAGCCGACGACAATGCGCGCATGCTGCTCAACCTGCGCAAGCGCATGTCGAAAATACGGGTGTTCGATCCGGCCTGCGGTTCGGGGAATTTCCTCGTCATCGCCTATAAGGAAATGCGCGCGATAGAGGCCGAGATCAATCGGCGCCGCGATGAGGCTGACCGGCGCACCGAAATTCCGCTGACAAACTTTCGTGGTATTGAGCTGCGCGACTTTCCGGCGGAGATCGCGCGTCTGGCGCTGATCATCGCCGAATATCAGTGCGATGTGACCTATCGCGGCCAGAAGGAGGCATTGCGCGATTTCCTGCCGCTCGATGCGCAGAATTGGATCACCTGCGATAACGCTCTACGGCTCGATTGGATCAGCGTCTGCCCGCCGACGGGCACAGGTGTGAAGCATCATGCCGACGACTTGTTTCACACGCCTCTCGATCAGCCCCAGATCGATTTCGAGAACGAGGGGGGGGAAACATACATTTGCGGCAATCCGCCCTACAAAGGCAACGCAGATCAATCGAAAGATCAGAAGGATGATATCCGTCGATGCTTTTCTGGCATTGACGTAAACTGGAAGTCATTTGACTACATATGCGGATGGTTCTGGAGGGCGTCAAACTATAGCAAAATAACCAAGGCAAAATTTGCATTTGTTAGCACCAACTCAATCTGCCAAGGTCAGAATATCTTCTATTTTTGGAAACCACTTCTAGCGGATGGTTTAAAAATTGAATTTGCAATCCGTTCTTTTCGCTGGAGAAATCTGGCTACAGAAAACGCGACTGTTACTGTTGTTGTGGTTGGATGCTCTCGCGAAGATGGCACCTGCTTCCTTTTCGATAATGATATTAAGCAGGAAGTGCCTCAAATAAATCCATATCTTGTTCCCGGCGACAATGTGTTCGTCGAGAGATCGTCGCGACCAATGTCTTCACTGCCCCAGATGACCAAAGGGAATTACTATGGACTGTCTGATGGACTGTTGCTGGATGAGGGGGGGCGAGTAAATTTGCTGGAAAGAGGATTGCCGCCGGCATACATTCGCACCTTCAAAGGCGGTGCCGAATTAGTAAAAGGCGTGCAGCGGTGGTGCTTGTGGTTCCCGCAACCTTGCCTTCCTGCAGATGCAGCGGACATTCCCGAAATCGCGCTGAGGATCGAGGCAGTACGAGAAAGCCGATTAGCTTCTCCAGATGCTGCGGCAATTAAAATGGCGGAACGCCCCCATCAGTTCCGAGAAATGAATGATTGCACCAAATGGTCGATAGCGATTCCTAATGTTTCGTCTGAGTCCAGGCCATATCTTCCAGTCACACTCGAAAATAGAGACGTAATTTTCCCAAATACCGCATTCGCTATATACGATGGAGAATTATTTTGCTTGGCGATAGCCGCCTCGAAATTACACCTGGTGTGGACCGTCACCGTCTGCGGTAAGCTTGAGACTCGCATTCGCTATTCTAATACGCTCGGATGGAATACGCTTCCTGTCCCTGCGCTTACCCAAAAGAACAAAGCTGACCTAACGCGTTGCGCTGAAGACATCTTACTTGCGCGCGAGGCGCATTTTCCCGCGACTATCGCTGATTTGTATGCCCCGGAATCCATGCCGGAGGACTTGCGGGCTGCGCATGAACGGAATGATGAGGTGCTGGAGCGAATCTATATCGGTCGACGGTTCAAGAATGACACCGAGCGGCTCGAAAAGCTGTTCGAGCTTTACACCAAGATGGCTGCGACACCGAACAAAGCCACCAAAGCTCGCAAGGTGGCGACAGCATGA
- a CDS encoding DUF262 domain-containing protein codes for MKISTALEKIDEHQLFVPAFQREYVWKRDDAKQLVDSLIKQYPTGTMLTWETANPPELKGPHKYNEKQGAVRILLDGQQRITTLYMLVRGEIPPYYTASEILNDTRGLYVNVETLELAYYTKTKMENDARWQNITDIFQRKIRAKDIVRELEKKGETVSRERDDAMDDNTRAIENILDREFPEQTIPVRASVREAIDIFYKVNASGVSLTDAELALAQISGYWPEARDTFKKKLSELAEKGFVFKLDFIVYVLLGCLYHLGSEMKKLHDADNDEKLRAAWKLLDGQVLDYVASLMRSHAFVDHTDEINSVYALIPITVYCFEKGGTHLNDAEIRKLVKWFYYSQIRTRYVSQLPQKLDRDLRTIKESKNPFDELLAVIEEERRLEITPDEFVGRSISHPLFGLLRWYLKSRNAVCFTTGVALRQAMGKKYALENDHIFPYSKLKAQGYGQENRLKYSLAQELTNRAILTQIANRTKSAADAKVYLADVKDRFPKSLALQCVPEDPSLWEIENYESFLQTRRTTLASHLNAFLTGITDTKPPEAAITLEELIAEGEDDELEFKSSLRWDFKELATNKKLEEVIVKTVAAFANSQGGTLLIGVSDSGEILGLEGDYLSLGGANRDKFELHLRNLLSSAFGAAFVSSKLKVLFPAIGEVEICQVDVQPSAKPLVLTVKDKNGVGQEKFYVRSGNSSQELSLAEMPPYLAERFQK; via the coding sequence ATGAAGATTTCGACGGCACTGGAGAAAATCGACGAGCACCAATTGTTTGTCCCGGCCTTTCAGCGTGAGTACGTCTGGAAGCGGGATGATGCGAAGCAACTGGTCGACTCCCTCATCAAGCAATACCCCACTGGCACGATGCTGACCTGGGAGACGGCGAACCCCCCGGAACTCAAAGGTCCGCATAAATACAATGAAAAGCAGGGAGCAGTGCGCATCCTGCTGGATGGCCAGCAGCGCATTACGACGCTCTACATGCTCGTGCGCGGCGAGATCCCGCCCTACTACACCGCCTCCGAAATCCTGAATGATACGCGCGGGCTCTATGTGAACGTGGAGACCCTGGAACTCGCCTATTACACAAAAACCAAGATGGAAAATGACGCGCGATGGCAAAACATCACGGACATTTTCCAGCGGAAAATTCGCGCCAAAGACATTGTGCGCGAACTGGAAAAGAAAGGTGAGACGGTCAGTCGCGAGCGCGACGATGCAATGGATGACAACACGCGGGCGATCGAGAACATCCTCGACCGGGAGTTCCCGGAACAAACCATTCCTGTTCGGGCCAGCGTGCGTGAAGCCATCGACATTTTTTATAAGGTGAACGCCAGCGGCGTGTCGCTCACCGACGCCGAACTCGCGCTTGCTCAGATTTCGGGGTACTGGCCGGAAGCCCGTGACACCTTCAAGAAAAAGCTGAGCGAGCTTGCCGAGAAGGGCTTTGTCTTCAAGCTGGACTTCATCGTTTATGTCCTGCTGGGTTGCCTCTACCACCTCGGCTCGGAGATGAAAAAACTCCACGACGCCGACAACGACGAAAAGCTCCGCGCAGCGTGGAAGCTACTAGACGGTCAGGTCCTGGACTACGTCGCAAGCCTGATGCGGTCGCATGCCTTCGTCGACCACACGGATGAGATCAACTCGGTTTACGCGCTGATCCCGATCACCGTCTATTGCTTCGAAAAGGGCGGCACCCACCTGAATGACGCCGAGATCCGCAAGCTGGTGAAGTGGTTCTACTACTCCCAGATCAGGACGCGATACGTCAGCCAGCTTCCTCAAAAGCTGGACCGTGACCTGCGCACGATCAAGGAATCGAAAAACCCGTTTGATGAACTGTTGGCGGTCATTGAGGAGGAGCGGCGCCTGGAGATCACACCCGACGAATTCGTCGGCCGATCGATCTCCCACCCGCTCTTTGGCCTCCTGCGTTGGTATTTGAAGAGCCGTAACGCCGTCTGCTTCACGACCGGCGTCGCATTGCGCCAGGCCATGGGCAAAAAATATGCGCTCGAGAACGACCACATCTTCCCCTATTCAAAGCTGAAGGCGCAGGGATATGGGCAGGAAAACCGCCTGAAATATTCCCTCGCGCAGGAACTGACAAACCGCGCGATTCTGACCCAGATTGCCAACCGCACCAAAAGCGCAGCGGACGCCAAGGTGTATTTGGCCGATGTGAAGGACCGATTTCCGAAGAGCCTCGCGCTGCAATGCGTTCCTGAAGACCCATCGCTTTGGGAAATCGAGAATTACGAATCCTTTCTACAAACACGGCGCACGACTTTGGCATCGCACCTCAATGCCTTCCTGACCGGCATCACCGACACAAAGCCGCCGGAAGCCGCCATCACGCTGGAAGAGCTGATCGCCGAGGGCGAGGACGACGAACTGGAGTTCAAATCGTCCCTGCGCTGGGACTTCAAGGAACTGGCGACCAACAAGAAGCTGGAGGAGGTGATCGTCAAGACGGTCGCGGCCTTCGCCAACAGCCAGGGCGGAACGTTGCTCATCGGCGTCAGTGACAGTGGCGAAATCCTTGGTCTTGAAGGGGACTACCTGTCGCTCGGCGGCGCCAACCGGGACAAATTCGAGCTGCACCTGCGCAACCTTCTGAGCAGCGCGTTTGGGGCTGCCTTTGTCAGTAGCAAGCTCAAGGTTCTGTTCCCTGCGATCGGCGAGGTCGAGATTTGCCAAGTCGATGTTCAGCCGTCTGCGAAACCCCTCGTGCTCACCGTGAAGGACAAGAATGGTGTCGGCCAGGAAAAATTCTATGTCCGCAGCGGCAACTCCTCGCAGGAGTTATCTCTCGCCGAAATGCCGCCCTACCTCGCAGAGAGGTTCCAGAAATGA
- a CDS encoding HigA family addiction module antidote protein, producing MGGIRLRNPAHPGGFVKSEVIEPLGLSVTNAAQALGVTRAALSAVLNERAHLSPEMALRLEKAFGVSMDTLMRMQNSYDIARTREREAQIKVAPFQGAAPDACPTAGLTE from the coding sequence ATGGGCGGCATAAGGCTTAGAAACCCCGCGCATCCAGGCGGTTTCGTGAAGAGCGAAGTCATCGAGCCTTTGGGGCTTTCCGTCACCAACGCGGCTCAGGCGCTTGGGGTTACGCGCGCGGCGCTGTCAGCGGTTCTCAATGAGCGAGCGCATCTGTCACCGGAAATGGCGCTCCGTCTGGAAAAGGCATTCGGCGTATCGATGGATACCCTGATGCGTATGCAGAATAGTTACGACATCGCCCGGACGCGTGAGCGGGAAGCGCAAATTAAGGTCGCTCCCTTTCAGGGCGCAGCGCCCGATGCGTGTCCGACCGCCGGTCTGACCGAATAG
- a CDS encoding type II toxin-antitoxin system RelE/ParE family toxin has product MQIRNVAHDGLRKFISDDDAAGLAAAAATRVRRIVSFLQDMDGEDEVRTVPGWNTLSRAEGALERLSIPVAEGCRLIFRVDKGQAEILDLDWLDGRYGGGDDGDGRHKA; this is encoded by the coding sequence ATGCAGATCAGAAACGTAGCCCACGACGGGCTGCGCAAGTTCATCTCCGACGATGATGCAGCCGGTCTCGCCGCCGCCGCCGCAACGAGAGTGCGTCGGATCGTGTCCTTTCTACAGGACATGGACGGGGAAGATGAGGTCCGGACGGTTCCAGGTTGGAACACGCTCTCGCGGGCAGAGGGCGCCTTGGAGAGGCTAAGCATTCCGGTAGCGGAGGGCTGTCGTCTCATATTTCGGGTCGATAAGGGACAAGCCGAGATCCTCGATCTCGATTGGTTAGACGGCCGGTACGGAGGCGGCGACGATGGCGATGGGCGGCATAAGGCTTAG
- a CDS encoding acyltransferase family protein — protein MADGSDTRLRVDWVDFAKGICIVLVVLMHSTLGVEKAMGEAGALNTFIHWAQPFRMPDFFLISGLFLARRIDAPWRGFLDKKVVHFLYFYFLWMTLQLLFKGPGIIEARGPAGLASEFALAFLEPFGTLWFIYLLPVFFLVTRLLRPVPPLLVFAVAAALEIAPIHTGWIMIDEFAARFVYFYAGYWLAAHVFRFASAMASLSTPALLSALFVWGYAHTLAFQQGYVSGAGWGIVAGFIGVGAVISAGVLLARFRAGHVLRYLGENSIVVYLSFFLFMAASRTLALKFFTHWGPDAISLASTAAGVIGPVVLFHLTRNTSLRFLFRRPRWARLADSPKLETAGKVWHSAGHEQHAKHTGAGP, from the coding sequence ATGGCTGACGGTTCTGACACGCGCCTGCGCGTGGATTGGGTGGATTTCGCCAAGGGCATCTGCATTGTCCTCGTGGTGCTGATGCATTCGACGCTCGGCGTCGAGAAGGCCATGGGCGAGGCGGGGGCACTCAACACCTTCATCCACTGGGCTCAGCCCTTCCGCATGCCGGACTTCTTCCTGATCTCCGGCCTCTTCCTGGCGCGCCGCATCGATGCGCCCTGGCGCGGCTTCCTCGACAAGAAGGTCGTGCACTTCCTATATTTCTATTTTCTCTGGATGACGCTCCAGCTTCTCTTCAAGGGACCGGGCATCATCGAGGCGCGCGGGCCCGCCGGCCTTGCGTCGGAATTTGCCCTGGCCTTCCTCGAACCCTTCGGCACGCTGTGGTTCATCTACCTGCTGCCGGTCTTCTTCCTGGTGACGCGCCTGCTGCGGCCTGTGCCGCCACTGCTGGTCTTTGCTGTTGCCGCCGCCCTGGAGATCGCCCCCATCCACACGGGATGGATCATGATCGACGAGTTTGCCGCGCGCTTCGTCTATTTCTATGCGGGCTACTGGCTGGCCGCGCACGTCTTCCGCTTTGCCTCCGCCATGGCGTCGCTGTCGACCCCGGCCCTTCTCTCCGCGCTCTTTGTCTGGGGCTACGCCCACACGCTGGCCTTCCAGCAGGGCTACGTGAGCGGTGCGGGATGGGGCATCGTCGCGGGCTTCATCGGGGTCGGCGCCGTGATCTCCGCGGGCGTGCTGTTGGCCCGCTTCCGCGCCGGCCATGTGCTCCGCTACCTGGGCGAGAATTCGATCGTGGTCTATCTCTCCTTCTTCCTGTTCATGGCCGCAAGCCGCACGCTGGCCCTGAAGTTCTTTACCCATTGGGGACCGGATGCCATCTCGCTCGCCAGCACCGCGGCAGGCGTGATCGGTCCCGTGGTGCTGTTCCATCTCACCCGCAATACCAGCTTGCGCTTCCTGTTCCGCAGGCCCCGCTGGGCGCGGCTTGCTGACAGTCCCAAGCTGGAAACGGCGGGCAAGGTCTGGCACAGTGCGGGGCATGAACAACACGCCAAGCACACCGGCGCAGGGCCTTAA